From Aspergillus fumigatus Af293 chromosome 5, whole genome shotgun sequence, a single genomic window includes:
- a CDS encoding MFS transporter — translation MPSPPERASSLSPASFDLEEAPTFEDIRSEPVSRRQTNIDLARVESLRLTHRSTVGSSAGPAPREEWLPFGDGKDYPPLLPDPEKYVVGFIGVDDPMHPQNWSMSKKVLLSVILAYITFTASFASAIFSSAIGAIAEKFSISIEVATLGVTLYVLGFSAGPTIWAPASELIGRRWPITIGMIGYSIFTIGTATAKDTQTLFITRFFAGLFAASPFAIVPAAFADMYNNSQRGIAIAMFAMAVFVGPFASPFTGGFITMSYLGWRWTMYISAIMGFFGVVLLIFFYKETYAPVVLMEKAAMLRRQTHNWGIHAKQDEVELDLNDLITNNFSRPIRMLLTEPIVFLITIYMSFIYGILYALLGAYPVVFQRTHRMNLGVGGLPFIGLILGEFAGGVYSLIGAKYYAHKLHNNNDIPIPEWRLPPAIVGGIAFTIGLFWYGWTGWTRSIHWMAPTASGVFTGFGIYVIFLQCFNYLIDSYLQFAASVFAANTILRSAVGAGFPLFSRQLFTNLGVQWAGTLLGCLALIMIPIPLAFIKLGPRLRRRSRFAPSPVVFEEKSEAKNAKMRQREGKLRASKFTYLNGFSASARFFWISLTIPPRR, via the exons ATGCCATCTCCTCCTGAAAGAGCCAGTAGCCTCTCACCCGCAAGCTTCGACCTGGAAGAGGCTCCCACCTTCGAGGATATCCGCTCGGAGCCTGTCAGCCGGCGTCAGACGAACATCGACCTCGCTCGAGTAGAGAGCCTTCGTCTGACACATAGATCCACGGTCGGCTCCTCTGCAGGGCCAGCGCCCCGAGAAGAATGGCTGCCATTTGGCGATGGGAAGGACTATCCACCCCTACTACCTGATCCAGAGAAATATGTTGTTGGATTCATCGGAGTCGATGACCCCATGCACCCGCAAAACTGGTCGATGTCTAAAAA GGTGCTCCTGTCCGTCATCCTAGCTTACATCACTTTCACCGCATCGTTTGCCAGCGCCATATTCTCATCCGCCATCGGCGCCATTGCGGAGAAGTTCAGCATCAGCATAGAAGTTGCCACATTAGGGGTCACTCTGTATGTCCTTGGGTTCTCGGCAGGACCAACAATATGGGCCCCTGCCTCGGAGCTGATCGGGCGACGGTGGCCGATCACGATAGGAATGATCGGATATAGTATCTTCACGATTGGGACTGCAACAGCAAAAGACACGCAGACCCTCTTCATCACCCGCTTCTTTGCTGGGCTGTTCGCCGCCAGTCCCTTTGCCATTGTGCCGGCTGCCTTTGCCGACATGTACAACAACAGCCAGAGAGGAATAGCGATTGCCATGTTTGCAATGGCCGTCTTCGTCGGCCCCTTCGCATCCCCCTTCACCGGCGGCTTCATAACAATGAGTTACCTGGGTTGGCGATGGACCATGTACATTTCCGCCATCATGGGGTTCTTTGGTGTCGTCCTCCTGATCTTCTTCTACAAGGAGACATACGCTCCGGTGGTGCTGATGGAGAAAGCAGCAATGCTGAGGCGCCAGACACACAACTGGGGGATCCATGCAAAGCAGGACGAGGTGGAGCTTGACCTGAATGATCTGATCACAAACAACTTCAGCCGACCGATTCGCATGCTTCTGACCGAGCCCATCGTGTTCCTCATCACAATCTACATGTCTTTCATATATGGGATCCTGTATGCGCTGCTCGGAGCCTACCCGGTCGTGTTCCAACGCACCCACCGGATGAATCTGGGCGTAGGTGGCCTCCCATTCATCGGCCTGATCTTGGGCGAGTTCGCTGGCGGAGTCTACTCCTTGATCGGCGCCAAGTATTATGCGCACAAACTGCACAATAACAACGACATTCCCATTCCAGAGTGGCGACTACCACCAGCCATCGTCGGCGGTATCGCCTTCACCATCGGCTTGTTCTGGTACGGCTGGACCGGGTGGACACGCTCGATCCACTGGATGGCACCCACGGCTTCTGGGGTATTCACCGGATTCGGAATCTATGTCATCTTCCTGCAGTGCTTTAACTATCTGATCGACTCGTACCTGCAATT TGCGGCATCGGTCTTCGCTGCCAACACCATCCTTCGATCAGCTGTCGGCGCTGGTTTCCCACTCTTTTCTCGCCAGCTCTTTACGAACCTCGGAGTGCAATGGGCAGGAACGTTATTGGGATGCTTGGCGCTCATTATGATTCCAATTCCGCTGGCTTTTATCAAGCTTGGTCCCAGGCTAAGGCGGCGGAGCAGGTTTGCTCCATCGCCAGTTGTGTTTGAAGAGAAATCGG AAGCGAAGAATGCCAAAATGAGGCAAAGAGAAGGTAAGTTGAGAGCAAGCAAGTTCACATACCTCAACGGCTTCAGTGCCAGCGCACGATTCTTTTGGATCAGCCTGACAATTCCACCGCGCAGGTGA
- a CDS encoding serine hydrolase domain-containing protein, whose translation MAQVQGTCHPAFSPLIALFEEHLASGEELGADICVNINGETVVELWGGYADNARTKPWTRGTITPVWSVTKIVTALAALTLVDRGQLDPYAKVAQYWPEFAAHGKQDIEVRHVLSHTAGLPAWDPPLSREEYYNTPLATQKLIQQQPWWTPGSASGYHLSTQGFLLGELVRRVSGKSLTQFIADELAAPLGADFQLGVAEKDWPRTADIVPPPAAPFPALDPQSIAMRAFRGTPADATASMTPEFRRAEQGASGGFGNARAINKIASMVTLGGSVNGKRFLSPQTIDLIFQEQVSGVDLVLGSFLRFGIGMGLPTPENKALEWMPQGKVCFWGGWGGSIAIMDLDRKVTVTYTLNKMGAGTLGNPRTEKYVRAVYAALDAYKP comes from the coding sequence ATGGCACAAGTCCAAGGCACTTGCCATCCggccttctctcctctcatAGCCCTCTTTGAGGAGCACCTCGCTTCCGGCGAGGAACTTGGTGCCGACATCTGCGTCAACATCAACGGCGAGACCGTTGTCGAGCTCTGGGGCGGCTACGCAGACAATGCACGCACAAAGCCCTGGACCAGAGGCACCATCACCCCCGTCTGGTCCGTCACCAAGATCGTCACTGCTCTCGCCGCGCTCACCCTCGTCGACCGCGGCCAGCTCGACCCCTACGCCAAAGTCGCCCAGTACTGGCCCGAGTTCGCCGCGCACGGTAAGCAGGACATCGAAGTCCGCCATGTGCTCAGCCATACTGCCGGCCTACCCGCCTGGGATCCGCCCCTGTCCCGCGAAGAATACTACAACACGCCCCTGGCCACGCAGAAACTCATCCAGCAACAACCCTGGTGGACGCCCGGCTCCGCCTCGGGATACCACCTCTCGACCCAGGGCTTCCTACTCGGCGAGCTCGTGCGCCGCGTCTCAGGCAAGTCGCTGACGCAGTTCATCGCCGACGAGCTTGCGGCCCCGCTCGGCGCAGATTTCCAGCTCGGCGTCGCGGAGAAGGACTGGCCGCGCACGGCGGATATCGTACCCCCGCCTGCAGCACCGTTTCCTGCCCTCGATCCGCAGAGTATCGCTATGCGCGCATTCCGCGGAACCCCCGCCGACGCCACGGCGAGTATGACGCCTGAGTTCCGCCGCGCGGAGCAAGGCGCGTCGGGTGGATTTGGCAACGCGCGAGCGATCAACAAGATTGCCTCGATGGTGACACTGGGCGGGAGTGTAAACGGGAAGCGCTTCCTCTCGCCGCAGACGATCGATCTGATCTTCCAGGAGCAGGTCAGCGGCGTGGATCTGGTGCTGGGGAGCTTTCTCCGGTTTGGGATTGGCATGGGCTTGCCGACGCCGGAGAATAAGGCGTTGGAGTGGATGCCGCAGGGGAAAGTGTGCTTCTGGGGAGGCTGGGGTGGCTCAATTGCGATTATGGATCTCGATCGTAAGGTGACGGTTACTTATACGTTGAATAAGATGGGAGCTGGGACGCTGGGGAATCCACGAACTGAGAAGTATGTCAGGGCTGTGTATGCGGCGCTGGATGCGTACAAGCCATGA
- a CDS encoding alpha/beta hydrolase — MFIRCQFPRSLGNNTPGSLWDNVADRTGQNLFTSNRYGHLKRQIYQSVRRADFCGFWLCRGLSAEATHPRDADLVLFHCHGGGYVSFHPSAGAPEHLFMAELLQRHGLTVAIFSLDYTLAPAATFPKQRDEAIAAYDWINKELGVDASKIVVIGDSAGGHLIMSLLTGLHQRYPRANDGRSADHHRDRPAGAILVSPWLNLYTSHPRTLALHWEERLFKRSLDKCCEQVMRDTPADIAEVYGNFAVDVAARGSWKEILPDRTWVSAGAEELVFLYDIEDFVAHARRDGAAIALDVTAGKNHTWQCSEALGQHARLLAMQPGEDDEGLMTGYRRIAEEILKLLDR; from the coding sequence ATGTTCATACGGTGTCAATTTCCTCGTAGCCTGGGAAATAACACACCCGGATCGCTCTGGGACAACGTTGCCGATCGAACCGGCCAGAACCTATTCACCTCGAACCGGTACGGGCATCTCAAACGCCAGATCTACCAGAGCGTACGTAGAGCAGACTTCTGCGGCTTCTGGCTTTGTCGTGGACTATCAGCAGAAGCGACCCACCCCCGCGATGCGGATCTGGTGCTCTTCCACTGCCACGGCGGTGGATATGTGAGTTTCCACCCGTCTGCCGGAGCGCCAGAACACCTCTTCATGGCGGAGCTTCTCCAACGGCATGGGCTCACggtcgccatcttctccctggACTACACCCTCGCCCCGGCAGCGACATTCCCGAAACAGCGCGACGAAGCAATTGCCGCCTACGACTGGATCAACAAGGAGCTAGGTGTGGACGCATCCAAGATCGTGGTGATCGGCGATTCCGCCGGGGGGCATCTGATCATGTCTCTACTGACAGGCCTTCACCAGCGCTATCCGAGGGCCAACGATGGACGCAGCGCCGATCACCATCGAGACCGACCCGCCGGAGCAATCCTGGTCAGCCCCTGGTTGAATCTATACACGTCCCACCCACGCACGCTGGCGCTCCACTGGGAGGAGCGGCTCTTCAAACGCTCGCTAGACAAATGCTGCGAGCAGGTGATGCGGGACACGCCCGCCGACATTGCCGAAGTGTACGGCAACTTCGCAGTCGACGTGGCAGCGCGCGGTTCGTGGAAGGAGATTCTCCCCGACCGCACGTGGGTCTCAGCCGGGGCAGAGGAGCTGGTATTCCTGTACGACATTGAAGATTTTGTGGCCCATGCACGGCGTGACGGGGCAGCAATCGCGCTGGATGTGACTGCAGGCAAGAATCACACGTGGCAGTGCTCCGAGGCGCTCGGGCAGCATGCGAGGCTACTGGCGATGCAGCCCggggaggatgacgaggggCTGATGACGGGGTATCGACGGATAGCGGAGGAGATTCTGAAGCTTCTCGATCGATGA
- a CDS encoding transposase produces MPKSIKFNESDLLKACEAAQAQNKPNISKIAREYGVPYSTLRDRIKKGRQARTARKPVNKALDGYQEEALIQWIVWMRDHNMPVTPKLLEEFANQSLQRAGEARQVSRVWAYRFEKRLPEHLNLGPVKQKMKESKRIKAEDAGLLANWYNQLANVVKDTPPRLVYNFDECGFRPGEGKARNVIGLKGSCLDLAESEKGNGIFMECWFNESEALPPNTTIATQANGWISDELAHQWLQSFIKATNERTKRGEKRILIFDGHGSHLTVDFLQTCEDNGVIPFGFLPHTTHLCQPLDGKPFLSYKQHFRRINNELSYWAGEPVGKSEFLRVIGPVREKAFNQRIIREAFKDRGIWPVDGSKIVDNLAIQAWEQIPDVYAPDLDACLRGTPSPPPISSSSVDITPPRTIQALKKNQAKLSKHKDLLTPKLQRNLEWIFEHNQIAAEHLAIANETINRIRAAQAPLRRQHTKRHVKPLSQDGILKVRDANRSIASRKAKDAAAQERRLQRQWEKVHASKYRKLLTHSGKRCGWASHG; encoded by the exons atgcctaaatctattaaatttaatgaatctgacctccttaaggcctgcgaagccgctcaggcccaaaataaaccgaatatctccaagattgcgcgtgaatatggcgTTCCTTATTCAACACTACGTGATCGCATCAAAAAGGGCAGACAGGCTCGTACAGCTCGGAAACCAGTGAATAAAGCACTTGATGGgtaccaggaggaagccttaatacagtggatagtctggatGCGAGATCATAACATGCCAGTGAcacctaagctactagaagagtttgcaaatcagtcacttcaacgcgctggtgaagctagacaggttagtagggtatgggcatatcgctttgaaaAACGACTCCCAGAACACCTCAATCTGGGCCctgtgaagcaaaagatgAAGGAATCAAAGCgtatcaaggctgaggatgctggtttacTAGCgaattggtataatcagcttgccaaTGTGGTTAAAGATACACCACCACgattggtatacaactttgatgaatgtggcttccgacctggcgaaggcaaggcaaggaaTGTGATTGGATTAAAaggttcttgccttgatcttgctgaatctgagaagg gcaacgggatcttcatggaatgTTGGTTTaacgagagcgaggcccTACCACCAAATACAACGATAGCTACGCAAgctaatggctggatatcagatgaactagcccatcaatggcttcaaagctttatcaaggcaacaaatgagcgtacaaagagaggagagaaacgaatacttatatttgatggtcatGGCTCCCATcttactgttgatttcttacagacatgcgaagataatggggttattccctttggattccttcctcatacaacacacctttgccagccactggatggcaagccattcttgagctataagcaacacttccgACGTataaataatgagctatcttactgggctggtgagccagtagggaagtcagaattcttacggGTGATTGGACCTGTACGGGAGAAAGCCTTCAACCAACGAAttatccgtgaggccttcaaagatcgtggtaTCTGGCCTGTTGATGGTAGTAAGAtagtcgacaatcttgctATCCAGGCATGGGAACAAATTCCAGAtgtctacgcgcctgatcttgatgcatgCCTTAGAGGgacaccctctccaccacctatctcctcatctagtgtggatatcacccctccaaggacgattcaggcccttaagaagaatcaggcaaagctatctaagcataaagatctgcttacaccaaagctacAGCGGAATCTTGAAtggatatttgaacataatcaaattgctgctgagcatctggctatagCGAATGAAACAATCAATCGAATCAGGGCTGCGCAAgcccccctacggcgccAACACACTAAGCGACATGTTAAGCCACTCAGTCAGGATGGTATACTAAAAGTACGTGATgcgaatcgatcaattgcttcaaggaaggccaaagatgctgctgcacaagAGAGGCGTTTACAAAGGcagtgggagaaagtgcatg cttcaaaatatcgaaaattg ctcacccacagcgggaagcggtgtgggtgggctagtcacggatag
- a CDS encoding cation diffusion facilitator family transporter, with translation MPLTQPLRCRAGRPSPPPPSTFVRRPVFSGRSGIISTPGARLLPLKRVFCTSTILQRHKSPLSSNARVRSLPRRSLTPFAKTISTPNLITTSFMATQTREHGGHGGHSHHHHHHHGNVYLTSANKSDAGVRITRIGLVANLAMAIGKFIGGYVFHSQALIADAYHALTDLVSDFLTLGTVAWSLKPPTERFPNGYGKIESIGALGVSGLLLCGGVFMGLNSGQVLLDQFFPEAAEAIAHSGVLGHGHSHAHGVQALGPNINAAWLAGGSIIVKEWLYRATMKIANERKSSVLASNAVHHRIDSLTSIVALFTIGGSYMFQDASWLDPVGGLLISLMVIKAGWANTTTSLLELADTTVDDDIKDSVRNAASKILAKLEDPHAIQIRDVQGMKSGQNYLMEIELAVPGAWSLSRSREIEETVRHAVGAGVRGVKRLKVRFVPSELEHLDFTEEFIAPEVIRQSSPEPQEGDIDAVHEAHAHDHQHKGNENRKTR, from the exons ATGCCGCTGACGCAGCCCCTGCGGTGCAGGGCCGGTCgtccatcaccaccaccaccatcaacTTTTGTCCGCCGCCCCGTATTCAGTGGACGGTCTGGGATCATTTCCACTCCTGGTGCGCGTCTCTTACCCCTGAAGCGAGTCTTTTGCACATCAACGATCCTTCAGCGCCATAAGAGTCCCCTCTCCTCCAATGCTCGCGTCCGCTCCCTTCCACGTCGTTCATTAACACCATTCGCAAAGACAATATCTACCCCGAACCTCATAACCACTTCATTCATGGCTACTCAAACCAGAGAACACGGTGGCCATGGGGGTCAttctcaccatcaccatcatcatcacgGAAATGTTTACCTCACCTCTGCGAACAAAAGCGACGCTGGAGTCCGAATCACGCGGATTGGCCTGGTTGCCAATCTCGCTATGGCAATTGGGAAATTCATTGGCGGCTATGTCTTCCATTCGCAAGCTCTGATTGCCGATGCCTATCATGCCCTTACCGATCTTGTATCCGACTTTCTTACACTAGGAACCGTCGCGTGGTCTTTGAAGCCCCCTACAGAGAGGTTTCCCAACGGTTACGGGAAAATTGAAAGCATTGGTGCACTGGGCGTGAGTGGACTCCTGCTTTGTGGGGGCGTGTTTATGGGCCTGAATTCAGGACAAGTTCTCCTGGATCAGTTCTTTCCCGAGGCTGCAGAGGCGATCGCTCACTCCGGAGTTTTGGGTCATGGCCACTCGCATGCTCACGGGGTCCAGGCCCTTGGGCCGAATATCAATGCGGCATGGCTTGCAGGGGGTTCGATTATTGTGAAAGAGTGGCTCTACCGTGCCA CGATGAAAATTGCAAATGAACGCAAATCTTCTGTGCTCGCGTCCAATGCCGTACATCACCGCATCGACTCTCTCACTAGCATCGTCGCCCTGTTCACGATCGGCGGTTCTTACATGTTCCAAGACGCGTCTTGGCTTGATCCCGTCGGTGGCCTTCTCATTTCCTTGATGGTGATTAAGGCTGGGTGGGCCAATACTACAACATCCCTACTCGAACTAGCAGATACTACGGTTGATGACGACATCAAAGACTCCGTGCGCAATGCAGCATCCAAGATCCTAGCCAAACTCGAAGATCCACACGCGATTCAGATCCGGGACGTTCAGGGTATGAAATCTGGACAAAACTACCTCATGGAGATTGAATTAGCGGTGCCGGGGGCTTGGTCGCTCAGTCGATCTCGCGAGATTGAGGAGACCGTTCGACATGCCGTCGGGGCCGGTGTGCGCGGGGTCAAGCGGCTCAAGGTCCGATTTGTCCCTTCCGAACTGGAGCATCTGGACTTTACGGAGGAGTTTATCGCTCCAGAGGTCATCAGACAAAGTAGCCCCGAGCCGCAGGAGGGCGATATTGATGCGGTACATGAGGCGCATGCGCACGACCATCAACACAAGGGAAATGAGAACCGCAAGACCCGTTAA
- the xkiA gene encoding xylulokinase, giving the protein MTSQGPLYIGFDLSTQQLKGLVVNSELKVVHISKFDFDADSHGFSIKKGVLTNEAEHEVFAPVALWLQALDGVLNGLRKQGLDFSRVKGISGAGQQHGSVYWGENAESLLKSLDSSKSLEEQLSGAFSHPFSPNWQDASTQKECDEFDAFLGGPEQLAEATGSKAHHRFTGPQILRMQRKYPEVYKKTARISLVSSFLASLLLGHIAPMDISDVCGMNLWDIKKGAYNEKLLGLCAGPFGVEDLKRKLGAVPEDGGLRLGKINRYFVERYGFSSDCEILPSTGDNPATILALPLRPSDAMVSLGTSTTFLMSTPNYKPDPATHFFNHPTTPGLYMFMLCYKNGGLAREHVRDAINEKSGSGASQSWESFDKIMLETPPMGQKTESGPMKMGLFFPRPEIVPNVRSGQWRFTYDPASDALTETEDGWNTPSDEARAIVESQMLSLRLRSRGLTQSPGDGLPPQPRRVYLVGGGSKNKAIAKVAGEILGGSDGVYKLDVGDNACALGAAYKAVWAIERKPGQTFEDLIGQRWREEEFIEKIADGYQKGVFEKYGKAVEGFEKMEQQVLKQEAARK; this is encoded by the exons ATGACTTCTCAGGGCCCTCTATACATTGGGTTCGACCTCTCCACACAGCAGCTGAAAGGCCTGGTGGTCAACTCAGAGCTGAAGGTGGTGCATATCTCGAAATTCGACTTCGATGCCGATTCCCACGGGTTCTCGATCAAAAAGGGCGTGCTCACCAACGAGGCGGAGCATGAGGTCTTCGCACCCGTTGCGCTGTGGCTGCAAGCCCTGGATGGCGTGTTGAACGGTCTGCGCAAACAAGGGCTAGATTTTAGCCGTGTCAAGGGAATCAGCGGCGCCGGACAGCAGCATGGTAGCGTTTACTGGGGCGAGAATGCGGAGAGCCTCCTCAAATCGCTGGATTCAAGCAAGTCGCTGGAGGAACAGCTGAGTGGAGCTTTTTCGCACCCCTTTAGCCCGAACTGGCAGGATGCTAGCACTCAGAAGGAGTGTGATGAGTTTGACGCTTTCTTGGGAGGCCCGGAGCAGTTGGCTGAGGCGACGGGTAGCAAGGCGCATCAT AGATTCACCGGTCCTCAGATTCTCCGAATGCAGAGGAAATATCCCGAGGTTTACAAAAAGACGGCCAGAATCTCGCTTGTGTCATCGTTTCTTGCGTCCTTGCTCTTGGGCCACATTGCACCCATGGACATCTCGGACGTCTGCGGCATGAACCTGTGGGATATCAAGAAGGGTGCTTACAATGAGAAACTCCTTGGACTTTGTGCAGGACCATTTGGCGTAGAGGACCTCAAGCGGAAGCTAGGTGCCGTCCCGGAAGATGGAGGTCTACGCCTTGGAAAGATCAATCGCTATTTCGTTGAGCGGTATGGGTTCAGCTCAGACTGTGAGATCCTTCCTTCGACTGGCGATAACCCGGCTACTATCCTTGCTCTGCCCTTGCGGCCGTCCGATGCTATGGTGTCTCTGGGAACTTCCACTACTTTCCTCATGTCTACTCCAAACTACAAGCCAGACCCCGCAACGCATTTCTTCAACCACCCCACCACCCCTGGACTCTACATGTTCATGCTTTGCTACAAGAACGGTGGCCTTGCACGAGAACATGTTCGTGATGCAATCAATGAGAAATCAGGCAGCGGCGCGTCCCAGTCGTGGGAGAGCTTCGACAAGATCATGCTTGAGACGCCCCCAATGGGCCAGAAGACCGAATCCGGCCCCATGAAGATGGGCCTGTTTTTCCCTAGACCAGAAATCGTGCCAAATGTCCGGTCCGGGCAATGGCGTTTCACCTACGATCCAGCTAGCGATGCACTGACTGAGACCGAAGACGGATGGAATACGCCGTCAGACGAAGCGCGGGCCATTGTGGAGAGTCAGATGCTGTCGCTTCGCTTGCGGTCCCGAGGGCTTACCCAGAGCCCTGGAGACGGACTGCCTCCTCAGCCACGTCGCGTCTACCTCGTTGGAGGAGGTTCGAAGAACAAAGCTATTGCAAAGGTAGCTGGAGAGATCCTGGGAGGAAGTGATGGAGTTTACAAACTGGATGTCGGAGACAATGCCTGCGCTTTGGGCGCAGCATACAAGGCTGTGTGGGCTATTGAGAGAAAGCCCGGACAGACCTTTGAAGACCTGATTGGTCAACGgtggagagaggaagagttcATTGAAAAGATTGCGGATGGATACCAAAAGGGAGTTTTCGAGAAGTATGGCAAGGCTGTTGAGGGATTTGAGAAAATGGAACAGCAGGTGTTGAAACAGGAGGCAGCCAGGAAATAG